GtaaaaaacatttccaaattctTATAAGGGGCTCAGTAGCTCCCAGAAAAAACATCTCAGCTTTTCTCCTCCAGAGGAATTAAAATGGGAGGAGGAGGTCCCTGAAATATGGACTGTTAAGTCAATGGAGCAGGACTAGGAAGTAAAATGCAATCTGTATTTCAAGAAAGCAACTAAAAACTACCCAGCCAAGATTTTCTTCAATGTGTAACTTCATCcaactgaacaaaaaaaaaatttatcttgaaagttaGAGTTGAAAATGGCACTTACAGAACATATACTGCTAAAGAGAATGTGAACATAAAGATGTACTCTCAACTGCCCCTCTGCCCACGACTTAACTATCTTAATTTTGCTAAGGACTAAAACACAAATTTTTACATTGTTAAGTAACTTAACAAGACCTGCAGGTACAGATCTCATACTAGCGCAGAAGGCTGTCTCTGCAGTGACTCAGTTGAACAGGAACCTGTTCAAATGGCTGTTACCAAGAATTCTAAGGGGGCAATTTGTCATTTCTGTCCACATTAATTTAATTCCTCCACATATTACTGTTTTGAACAAAGGCCTGCATTCCTGAGTCCCAAGATACAAATCTTTTTTCTACTCTTTCACACTTTGATGCGCCAACTTCAAAAGCTAGCACCTGTACAGATTTTATAACCATTTAAATGCAAGGATCTTCTTTGAAATATTCTTTCCACGGTTCCTTTGAGCAGAACTCTGGCCAAGCTTTCATACTGTGTTCTTTCACTTATATCACTAGAGGGATCCAGAGGGAAAAAAGTACTCTAATTACTGCAAAAAGGAAGAAGTCACTTCAGAAACAGTCACATTCATTTTGGTCTTTTAGTATAAACAAAATTCTTTGCATTTCATTAACTTTTACTTGGTGCAACTGTATTATATTTTGCATAAAGAATTGGCAGTCTTCAAACACaaaatttttctcacatttcaaaAGGGATTATTGAGCAAATGCTAGCAGTTTACTGGATACATTACTTAGTTCCTTGTGTGCATGGTTCAAAAGGAAATCTGAAAATTATCTAGTTCGGATAAATAGTAAGCATCTCAAGGTGACCTTTCTGACTTGAGAACTATGGCCTGGTTGCACTTTGAACCAGTTATCTTACATGTGCCaacttctcattttgtttccTGGTATGTGGATTACAGTTCTAGTGTTTAAAgccaaaaccaacaaaaattatgaaacttTACCTGTGATTCAAGTAACCACAATCCATACCTCTAACAGCAACATCCCCCAACTTGCTATCGACTTTGTCTTTTCAGATAGCCAAATGTGCAAACTGAGATGCCAGAGGTGGAGGTTTTTCAGAAGAATAAAGCCCTATGTGCCTGGAACGGATTTACCTGTTACTTCAAGAAAGCGTGGGTCTGGAAGCATTTCTCAGGTAAGACCAGGTGTAGGATGTTCTGTAATCTACATGCTAAATTTTGAATTCTAGTGTATAATTAATCATCTCTATTGAGTTTGGGACAATCACCAGAAGGATGAGAGGGGAAAGGGGGCTGGTGAGCCAAGGTGTTCACCAGGGAAGGACTAGGTCAATCTACTGTGTGTCAAATGTATTCACTGACTCCTTCCCAAGCTTGGTGAAATGAGAAGCTCTTAAGGCGTCACTTACTCCTTAAAATGTTTAAGGGGAAGTCATTTTTCAGGTCCTCACAGAATTTTAACAACCTACTGCCCAGCAGTAAAGGGTGGAATAGTAGAAGGCAGGGAGGCACCAGAGGGAAGAGAACAGATATCTTCCCTACCGAATGTCAATATATTGTATTTCACAATTTTCAGATAGGTGGGTTTTCCTGAAGTTCCTCTGTGGGAGTGAAGAATGCATTGGTAAAACCACCCTGAGTattgagggagcagattcaggAATCTTTAAGAACTAGCTCCCTAGGTTATAAGCTCACGCGAAATCCCCAGGAATCCTGGAAGTCTTGCGGATGCTCAGAGGTTGATAGCAGAGGCACCTATAAGAATCAGGAATGTGTCTGTGTAAGCACGTGGCCCTGACAGCAAAATGGAAACAACCAATGGGAAGAGCCTTCCATGCCGCCTCTGTCACTTAGATCCAGTATGGCCACCTTGACTACAGAAGTCATGCATCTCTCCTTTTCCCAAGCTCATCTCTCTGTGACAGGTACGATGGCTTCTGGCAGAGTTACCTGGTTTGTTTCTCTGTCCTgcaaacagacagacagacagacagacatgccCATACCTGCAGAAGGATCTTGTTCCCGTCGTGGTCCTCCGTCTGCCAGCGCCCCTCACTGATGGGGCTGCAGGGGTTGGGCAGGAGAGGCACGAGCTCCCCGATGTCCCTTACTCGGAACTCCAGCACGGAGGAGTCGGTGGGGACCGGGCTCTGGTCACAGGGCAGCCTTTTCAGGGAGAACTGGATGTCCACGTCCAGATTAGAGAAAACAGGGAAGATGCAGAAGTCCGTTTTCCTCTGGCTGGGGGTCCGCCGGAGAATCAGCTCGTAGAACCGCTGGCTGTCGGCATAGTTGTCGTGGCTACAGTAGATGGTGAAGCGCACGATCTCCTTGCCATAGTGCACGGGCCGGATGGCCCACAGCGGCGTCCCGGGGGCCAGCGTGAAGAAGTCCTGGCTGCAGGGCAGGTAGGGCAGGAACCGGCCCTGCACGCGCTCCGTGTGGTGGTGGCGCCAGGGCGGCCGCTGCAGCGTGCGGTGCAGCTGCAGGATCTGCTCCTCGCCGTACTCCTCCTGCAGGAACAGCACCACGGCCAGCGCGGGCTGCGCGCCCTTGGGGGCCTTCCGCCGCCGCCTGCACGCGCGCCTCTCGGACACCCGGAACAGCGGCAGGTCGGGGTGGATCCACGCCAAGACCTTGTCGATGGCCTCCTGCAGGGCTTGGGACTCCCCTGGGTCTGCGATTATGTGGATGCTGACCAGGAAAGGGTCCTGCGCCTCTTCCACGGAAAGCTCACCTGGgagcacacaaaaaaatgaatgcatgaatgaataaataaaatatgatttatttcacTACAGTGTCATATTATGACATGTCTGGCCTTGGCAGGAAGAGATGCCAAATTCTAACTGAACTGACTTCATAATCTATGATTTTCAGATCCCAAATGAACGAGTAAAAACCACTAGGGCAGCACCCTAGCAACCAGAGACAAAGGGCCCATCGCTACCAAAGCTGCCCGAGCTGGACAGTGTTAAGAAAACCTTGGCCCTGTATTTCACCAGGCTGAGTGGCACAGGGAACATCTGACTTTCTGTTCGTCTGTTAGACAACAGAAAGTCAAGTCCCATAATCTGGAAGGGACAGCAGGCCCATTCGAGAAGATCCTGTAGCATCACATGCACACTATCTAGTATTTCCTGAAATAACTGCAGTGCCTCACCCCACCAATGTTCCCTATACCAGTGCACTCCTCTGGTTTGCTTATTTCGtgggtttattttgttcattcatttaacagacaCTTAGGGGCTTCTTCCTATACGCCTGATGCTGAGggagggctgggcacacagcccagGACAAGAGAGAGGTGCTTGTCCCCTGGAGGTAAGCCGTAATTGGCAGGTCAAGCTCCGGCTGGTGAGGTGTCCCACAACATGCCCCctatgggtgggggtggggggaatggtgATGATCATCTTGCTACTGGAGATGGGGGGGGGGACGACGACAACCCGGTGGCAAGCACAGTGTTCTTGCTGTTGGAGCTTAATGGGGGCTGATGTTAGGGGTGGAAGGGAAGCAAAGTGAGACCAGGACTGCCCATGTAAGGCTGCCTTTGGGGTCTCTTGCCGGGCCAGGTCTACCCAGAAGCCCACATATTCTGCATGTGGGTTACCTTCCCTAAGTCCTCTAGCAGAACACCTGAAAGTGTGAAGTTGTTTAACTTGGCAACAGTTTCTCAGGCAGTGACTATTTGCTGGCCACACTGGCATATTTCTAACTCACATAACCATACCTTACTCTTTTAAAAGATTGctctatttgcattttatataagtTTCAGGACTAATCTAACAGAAATCTAGACATCTTGAGGCCAACTGTGACTCAGAGGGCTAGATTCATCTAGAATCTAGACCTGTGTTCATACACATGTCTCACAGTGTCCACTAGGGGTGCCAGGCAAACAGTGATCAGATGATCAACTGCATTGGAGGAGTGTGGTGTGCTTTTAGGAACCACTACCTCAAACAAGTCAAAGGATGAAAGGTAATGTTTTTGAGGTAGGTAAACTAGACATTCCTAGTGGGCCCACAAGTTCATTTTGCCATGTGCACCTGTAATAACATGGTTTTAATTTCATCAGATCAAAACCTGCCTGAATTTTCATCCCAACTCTGATATCTTACTTCAAAACAGTTGAGTTTGTTGTTATCTTCTCtcccattcactcattcattcacacatttgTTGAGCAATCAACTTGTAACAGGCACTGGTAAGACAAGGAAGCTGGTACCACCAAGGACTGTGGGAACATGTTTACATACTTTGGCATGACAGTGCTCCCTTTAGAGTTATGCAATGTACAACCTGCACAACCACAGGCAGTGGCCCTCTAAAGAACCATAAGCCACATTTGAGAACTCCATAATTTAGTTGGGAAGCATgggtataaaaaattaaaatccagtcTGATATATGCCTATAAGGAATACAACAGAATAGTATCTTGGGGTGGGGGTTAGATTCTAAAGTCACTATGAGGTAAAGATCACCTACAGACAATATCACCACTGAAAGTCCCCTGAATTTCCCATAAAGTACCGGATGGCACTGACTTGCAACAAGTCAAGCCACATAGATGTTTCTTTGGTTGAACACCAGATGAAATAACTGGCTTGCTGCAGGGCACTGCATAGAAGAATAGTCCATTTCTTTAAACATTGGACCCCCACTCAGCAAACCATGTCCTTTACTCTACAAGGGGTTTCTAGGAGCCTGAGAGGCTTCTGGAATCTAAGGATGACTAAGGTAAGAGCAGAGTCAAGTTTCAGTTCTCCAACAATCATGGAGCAGAATGGCAGGTGGAATTATTTACACtggcctccctctctcctttcctccctctggcTGAGCATGTACTCCCAAACTCATATGAGTTGCATGTGAGCACAATGCAACTCTGACTTCCTACCACACGACAAACGAAGGAGCAACTCTTTCTCCTGAGGGCTTCTGA
This window of the Microcebus murinus isolate Inina chromosome 13, M.murinus_Inina_mat1.0, whole genome shotgun sequence genome carries:
- the FAM124A gene encoding protein FAM124A isoform X3; protein product: MDPKAGGGGDEEDCVDSGAETGGSDYSHLSSTSSELSVEEAQDPFLVSIHIIADPGESQALQEAIDKVLAWIHPDLPLFRVSERRACRRRRKAPKGAQPALAVVLFLQEEYGEEQILQLHRTLQRPPWRHHHTERVQGRFLPYLPCSQDFFTLAPGTPLWAIRPVHYGKEIVRFTIYCSHDNYADSQRFYELILRRTPSQRKTDFCIFPVFSNLDVDIQFSLKRLPCDQSPVPTDSSVLEFRVRDIGELVPLLPNPCSPISEGRWQTEDHDGNKILLQGRASSGCSGGICGRDE
- the FAM124A gene encoding protein FAM124A isoform X2 — encoded protein: MDPKAGGGGDEEDCVDSGAETGGSDYSHLSSTSSELSVEEAQDPFLVSIHIIADPGESQALQEAIDKVLAWIHPDLPLFRVSERRACRRRRKAPKGAQPALAVVLFLQEEYGEEQILQLHRTLQRPPWRHHHTERVQGRFLPYLPCSQDFFTLAPGTPLWAIRPVHYGKEIVRFTIYCSHDNYADSQRFYELILRRTPSQRKTDFCIFPVFSNLDVDIQFSLKRLPCDQSPVPTDSSVLEFRVRDIGELVPLLPNPCSPISEGRWQTEDHDGNKILLQCTRVRLVFGKQRKTCCLCGEAHDFLHEEAQKVTVVGKNKANIDLSFVLLHFILHTEDLDHLCAYVYVHYHKRCVRSCFFQDEDSPTTSHGHYSLFQILPSPKALISWLLLTCLALFIYHSLLPCSLGCFHIGLLSVPRM